A portion of the Rhizoctonia solani chromosome 6, complete sequence genome contains these proteins:
- a CDS encoding cytochrome P450 family protein, producing the protein MYQFSTIVDESVVITTSLLAAWALYAMSRHTRKLPLPPGPKPDPLIGHLRVLPTSDEHLIYTRWAKELNSDIISITIFGQTFIVLNSAEAANELLDKRSTIYSSRPQLPMITYPDLVDWSKLTALLPVLHKTASEEFWPSLVKESRLALQRISINPGNFIEDVRRMMGSILLSTVYGYKVTSPHDRLVKVVETSIDHLNSAGIPGNFFVNTMPWLRYFPDWFPGTGWKKIVKAWNEEKDEMINAPFDWTKQQIASGTADHSIVQSLLTKLENKPNEDCNNSEDEEIIKWVTGNLFGAGVDTTAASLLVFILAMTLNPRIQAKAQAEVDRVLGQDRLPEMDDRESLPYVECVLKEVERWQPVVPLGVPHASTEDDEYRGYFIPKGQLWNLWAFTRNESVYPEPDKFDPDRFLDPRVPKAPAFGFGRRCAVSSHVSPKDETDPS; encoded by the exons ATGTACCAATTTTCCACAATCGTCGACGAGTCTGTTGTCATCACCACGTCCCTACTAGCAGCATGGGCGTTGTATGCTATGTCTCGACACACCAGGAAGCTGCCTCTTCCTCCTGGCCCCAAACCGGACCCCCTTATTGGACACTTGAGAGTACTTCCTACATCGGATGAACACCTTATATACACAAGGTGGGCAAAAGAGTTGAACA GCGACATAATATCCATCACTATATTCGGGCAAACCTTTATAGTGCTGAACTCCGCGGAAGCAGCCAATGAGCTACTCGATAAACGTTCAACGATTTACTCCAGCCGTCCTCAATTACCGATGATCACATATCCCGACCT AGTGGACTGGAGTAAACTCACGGCACTTCTTCC TGTACTCCACAAAACCGCAAGTGAGGAGTTTTGGCCATCATTGGTCAAGGAGTCTAGGTTGGCTCTACAACGTATCTCCATCAACCCTGGTAATTTTATTGAGGACGTTAGGAG GATGATGGGCTCCATACTTTTGTCCACTGTGTATGGTTACAAAGTCACTTCCCCGCATGACCGTCTGGTCAAGGTTGTGGAAACCTCCATTGATCACTTAAATTCTGCCGGGATACCCGGAA ACTTTTTTGTCAACACGATGCCATGGTTGCGGTACTTTCCAGACTGGTTCCCAGGAACGGGATGGAAGAAAATTGTGAAAGCATGGAACGAGGAGAAGGACGAAATGATAAACGCACCGTTTGACTGGACAAAGCAGCAGATT GCATCTGGAACAGCTGACCATTCGATTGTACAATCACTTCTGACAAAGCTGGAGAACAAGCCGAATGAAGACTGCAATAATTCAGAGGACGAAGAAATTATCAAATGGGTTACTGGTAACTTATTCGGTG CCGGAGTTGATACT ACTGCTGCCTCACTGCTTGTTTTCATCCTGGCAATGACCCTCAACCCACGCATCCAAGCTAAAGCTCAGGCCGAGGTTGACAGAGTGCTTGGACAAGATAGGCTCCCCGAAATGGACGACAGAGAGTCGCTTCCGTACGTCGAATGTGTGCTGAAGGAAGTTGAACGCTGGCAGCCTGTTGTTCCACTCG GTGTACCCCATGCTAGTACTGAGGACGACGAGTATCGCGGATACTTTATTCCCAAGGGGCAACTGT GGAACCTTTG GGCATTTACACGTAACGAATCGGTTTATCCTGAGCCCGATAAGTTCGACCCAGACCGCTTCTTGGATCCTCGCGTCCCAAAAGCCCCTGCATTCGGCTTTGGCAGAAGGTGCGCTGTCAGCTCCCATGTCAGTCCCAAAGACGAAACTGATCCAAGCTGA
- a CDS encoding major facilitator superfamily transporter, with amino-acid sequence MASSIEKQDSQLGPESDKNWVHDHNEDHTLKPAGVRKSEAAQKVITGKHKICLIVSIGLAAYIYSLDGSTTWTYLAFAGSALNNHSLITTVQVAQSIIVACGKPFIAKLADSLSRPVAYSLVVFFYVLGYIIIASAQSIATVAGGIVIYAVGYTGLQLLLQIIIADTTTLKWRGLSSGLVAAPFIINAFAGSEVSAGVMASGGPGWRWGYGMFAILVPHKAKSQGLVEPAPQSSARGMNKFKAVWEEVDMLGLLILAGGVACVLLPLTLAKSAKGGWANPSMITMLTVGPILFIAFGIYEWKFAAYPIVPMRFLRNKAVVGAALIGFFDFVSFYLTFSYLYSFVFVIKGWELRYLNYFSSTQTVALTVFGIIAGAIMRTTHRYKWMLVTGLFIRLFGVGLMIHSRGAKGNTGELVMTQVIQGLGGGFAAVASQVSAQASVPHSEVAIVTAMVLLVTEIGGAIGTAMAGGIWTNTMPRQLEIHLPDVNSTVRAELFSSITTIASYPPGDPIREGVIQAYDETMKVLLIAATAIAIIPPALALLMPDYFLGDTQNAVEGTTLTGEVARHVPQGKV; translated from the exons ATGGCCTCAAGCATTGAGAAACAGGATTCTCAGCTCGGGCCCGAAAGTGATAAAAATTGGGTACATGACCATAATGAGGATCACACTCTGAAGCCAGCTGGTGTTCGTAAATCCGAGGCTGCACAAAAGGTCATTACGGGGAAACACAAGATATGTTTGATCGTCAG CATTGGGCTTGCTGCATACATATACTCTCTCGACGGTTCTACCACTTGGACGTATCTTGCGTTCGCTGGGTCGGCTCTAAACAACCACTCTCTTATTACCACTGTGCAAGTGGCCCAAAGCATTATTG TCGCTTGTGGGAAACCGTTCATCGCCAAGCTAGCCGACAGCCTCTCGCGCCCCGTGGCATATAGCTTGGTTG TTTTCTTTTACGTTCTCGGCTATATTATCATTGCTTCTGCCCAGAGCATCGCAACTGTCGCTGGCGGTATTGTTATCTATGCGGTCGGATACAC TGGTCTGcaacttcttctccaaattaTTATTGCTGATACTACAACCCTGAAATGGCGCGGACTGTCTTCTGGTCTGGTCGCGGCGCCGTTCATCATCAATGCGTTTGCAGGATCAGAGGTTTCTGCTGGCGTTATGGCTTCCGGGGGGCCGGGCTGGCGGTGGGGAT ATGGGATGTTCGCTATTCTCGTTCCG CATAAGGCTAAATCGCAAGGGCTCGTCGAACCAGCTCCTCAATCATCTGCGAGAGGaatgaacaagttcaaagcTGTTTGGGAAGAGGTTGATATGCTCGGACTATTAATACTCGCTGGAGGAGTTGCGTGTGTACTTTTGCCGCTTACCCTTGCAAAAAGTGCCAAAGGGGGATGGGCGAATC CGTCAATGATCACCATGCTTACTGTTGGGCCAATCCTCTTTATTGCCTTTGGAATATACGAATGGAAGTTCGCCGCGTATCCCATTGTACCTATGAGGTTCTTGCGCAATAAAGCAGTGGTCGGCGCTGCCTTGATTGGCTTCTTTGATTTCGTCTCATTCTACTTGACATTTTCATACCTATACTCATTTGTGTTCGTGATAAAAGGATG GGAGCTTCGGTACCTCAACTATTTCTCCTCAACACAAACGGTTGCCCTTACCGTTTTCGGTATTATAGCGGGAGCGATCATGCGAACTACTCATCGCTACAAATGGATGCTCGTGACCGGCTTGTTTATCCGCCTATTTGGTGTCGGCCTCATGATACACTCTCGAGGCGCCAAAGGAAACACTGGGGAACTTGTCATGACTCAA GTGATTCAAGGACTGGGAGGAGGTTTCGCCGCTGTCGCGTCCCAAGTCTCGGCCCAAGCATCAGTTCCACATAGCGAGGTTGCGATCGTGACAGCCATGGTCTTGCTCGTGACTGAAATCGGAGGAGCAATCGGGACCGCCATGG CCGGCGGCATCTGGAC GAACACCATGCCTCGACAGCTGGAGATTCATCTCCCCGATGTTAATTCGACTGTCCGAGCTGAACTTTTCAGTAGCATCACAACCATCGCTAGCTATCCTCCGGGGGACCCGATTAGGGAAGGCGTAATTCAAG CATATGACGAAACCATGAAAGTGCTGTTGATTGCTGCAACGGCCATAG CGATCATTCCTCCCGCTCTTGCACTCCTAATGCCTGACTATTTCCTGGGAGATACCCAAAATGCAGTGGAAGGTACTACCCTTACTGGAGAAGTTGCTCGCCACGTGCCTCAGGGGAAGGTCTGA
- a CDS encoding phosducin-like protein, whose protein sequence is MDAGLEELVLSGALFNKGGDGEKSPQRSRSVSPTPNTDDELFGSDFSRPESPIDAPQAHNSIGEYILLPATDVFSSHQGKTPCVIFVAGMGPGRTGVKGVIRDRAEARARENSKRAQEIAELNAKLEKTALTARTFKEDEVAKKLEEEQDAKERYRRRRWRELKERATGGSAGFGHLREIGVHGFVDAVENERPQTWVVVHIYELGVSRCAAVDESLARIARSHVSTKFLRARASAIGFAVLNSGSGLFDPRIAPVCAIDSDEEHGSDAGPSVEVDVDMLPTVLVGIQNLLIKHGILPSMSFSTNPVDSLGLQESDEEYDLDD, encoded by the exons atggaCGCCGGGTTGGAAGAATTGGTCCTCTCTGGAGCTCTTTTCAACAAGGGTGGTGATGGTGAAAAGTCTCCTCAGCGGTCTCGTTCGGTCAGCCCTACGCCGAATACTGACGACGAACTGTTTGGATCCGACTTTTCACGCCCTGAATCGCCAATAGATGCCCCTCAAGCTCATAATTCGATTGGTGAATATATTTTATTGCCCGCCACAGACGTTTTCTCATCTCACCAGGGTAAAACCCCTTGCGTTATTTTTGTGGCAGGAATGGGACCAGGACGCACAGGTGTTAAAGGCGTTATTCGGGACCGTGCCGAGGCGAGGGCTCGAGAAAATTCGAAACGAGCACAGGAGATTGCCGAGCTGAATGCCAAATTGGAAAAGACGGCCCTTACAGCACGAACGTTTAAAGAAGACGAAGTTGCGAAGAAACTGGAAGAAGAGCAGGATGCGAAAGAGCGGTACCGAAGGCGCAGGTGGCGTGAGTTGAAGGAACGGGCAACAGGCGGGAGTGCTGGATTCGGTCATCTGCGCGAAATCGGTGTACACGGCTTTGTCGATGCCGTAGAGAACGAGAGGCCTCAAACATGGGTTGTAGTGCATATCTACGAACTA GGAGTATCTCGCTGTGCTGCTGTGGACGAATCTCTAGCACGTATCGCCCGTTCACATGTTTCGACCAAGTTTTTGAGGGCTAGAGCTAGTGCCATCGGTTTTGCGGTATTAAATTCGGGCTCCGGTTTATTTGACCCCAGGATTGCCCCTGTCTGTGCGATTGATAGTGACGAGGAACATGGGTCCGACG CTGGCCCATCAGTCGAAGTTGATGTTGATATGCTACCCACAGTATTGGT GGGCATTCAGAACCTTTTGATCAA ACACGGAATATTGCCCTCCATGTCGTTCAGCACGAACCCGGTTGACTCGCTTGGCCTTCAGGAAAGTGACGAGGAGTACGACTTGGATGACTAA
- a CDS encoding nonribosomal peptide synthetase, with the protein MMAYEPNQSAGANAADLERGLQGSSDPLSPNFGGGDFIPPTQVGSGKGIEESSDSSSLVPQAKISALELESSSPGLRAGPPPAFESEKSSPTSELPTLPYQETQSTETTTPPSPTASLAPVEKEPNEKAIQGSIVPTPPKPAQAKSKPPSIEASLWIRFNLFFNTYRKFYTFVVTLNGIGIVLAGIGRFEYAVNHSGALVLGNLLCAVMMRNELFLRFLFLIANTFFAKWPPLCIRLGITSILQHIGGIHSGCATSGLAWLLYKVIELCRHASVNQKSVIAMGVVTSVAVSISVLSAFPWIRNQHHNVFERHHRFIGWLGLLATWIFVILGNGFNPQTGEWTATGYHMISTQEFWFALGMTVFIVLPWTFTRRVPVHVEVPSPKVAVLRFDRGMQQGLLGRISRSSMLEYHAFGIISEGTHSPYHYMVCGVQGDFTRGLVEDPPKYIWTRELKFAGVSNTSTLYRRGIRVCTGTGIGAALSTCIQHEGWFLIWIGSDQEKTFGKTISAMIQKNIPPERRILWDSKKVGRPNTIKLIEEVYRSFDAEVVFITSNYIGNREMMVGCRKLGIPAFGTLWDF; encoded by the exons ATGATGGCTTATGAACCCAACCAGTCAGCTGGGGCAAACGCCGCAGATCTTGAGCGTGGTCTTCAAGGATCCTCGGACCCCCTATCTCCCAATTTCGGTGGCGGGGACTTTATACCCCCTACACAAGTGGGCTCTGGTAAAGGTATAGAAGAGTCCTCAGATTCTTCTTCATTGGTACCTCAGGCAAAGATATCTGCCTTAGAGCTGGAGAGCTCATCCCCTGGTTTACGCGCAGGCCCACCTCCAGCTTTTGAATCTGAAAAATCGTCCCCCACTTCGGAGCTGCCTACATTGCCCTATCAAGAGACTCAGTCTACGGAGACCACAACACCACCTTCTCCAACTGCGTCTTTGGCACCGGTTGAAAAGGAACCAAACGAAAAGGCAATACAAGGATCCATAGTACCTACTCCGCCTAAGCCTGCTCAGGCCAAATCCAAGCCTCCGAGTATCGAAGCTAGCCTTTGGATTCGATTCAATCTCTTCTTTAATACCTACCG CAAATTCTATACCTTTGTCGTGACCTTAAATGGCATAGGAATCGTTCTGGCTGGCATCGGTCGGTTCGAATATGCAGTCAATCACTCGGGTGCACTTGTACTTGGCAATCTGTTATGCGCCGTTATGATGCGTAATGAGCTTTTCCTGCGGTTTCTCTTCCTTATCGCGAACACATTTTTCGCAAAG TGGCCTCCATTGTGCATTCGTCTGGGAATAACTTCCATATTGCAACACATCGGCGGTATTCATTCCGGCTGTGCAACATCAGGTCTGGCTTGGCTCTTATACAAAGTGATCGAGCTATGCCGTCATGCATCCGTGAACCAGAAGTCGGTTATTGCAATGGGGGTCGTTACGAGCGTTGCTGTGTCAATTAGTGTGCTTAGCGCTTTCCCATGGATTCGAAACCAGCACCACAA TGTTTTTGAACGCCATCACCGATTTATCGGCTGGCTCGGCCTTCTGGCGACCTGGATTTTCGTCATTTTGGGTAATGGGTTTAACCCTCAGACTGGGGAATGGACCGCGACGGGATATCATATGATCAGCACGCAGGAATTCTGGTTCGCATTGGGAATGACGGTCTT TATCGTCCTGCCTTGGACATTCACTCGTCGTGTCCCGGTTCATGTCGAGGTC CCGTCGCCCAAGGTTGCCGTTCTCAGATTCGACCGAGGTATGCAACAAGGTTTGCTTGGTCGGATCAGCCGAAGCAGCATGTTGGAGTACCATGCGTTCGGTATCATTTCGGAAGGCACCCATTCGCCATATCACTACATGGTCTGCGGTGTACAGGGGGATTTTACTCGCGGATTGGTGGAAGATCCTCCCAAGTACATTTGGACTCGTGAGCTCAAG TTTGCGGGAGTATCGAATACGTCTACTTTATACCGGAGGGGAATTAGGGTCTGTACCGGTACAGGAATCGGAGCAGCGCTTTCCACATGTATTCAACACGAAGGATGGTTCTTAATTTGGATTG GTTCGGACCAGGAGAAAACATTTGGAAAGACTATTTCTGCAATGATTCAGAAAAACATCCCTCCTGAGCGCCGTATTCTTTGGGACTCAAAGAAGGTCGGGCGACCGAATACTATCAAACTTATCGAAGAGGTTTATCGAAGTTTTGATGCTGAAG TTGTTTTTATTACTTCCAATTACATCGGAAACCGTGAGATGATGGTCGGTTGCAGGAAATTAGGAATTCCTGCTTTTG GAACTCTTTGGGATTTCTGA